TGCCAGGATTGTTCACGGCTTTCTCTGAATAATCATCTGCCGCGTATTCATAGGCGAGCGGAAAGTTGTAGCCCGGCGTCGTGAGCTTTAGGACGACCGAAAATTTTTCGCCCGCCATGACGTAAACCGGCGACGGAAGCTCAGGCCGCATATAGCCCGGAAGCTCCGTCACGCCGCTCACCGAGGCGGCGGTCCCGCGCGGCGAGCCTTCCGCAAGCCCTGTCTCGACCGCCGCCTCGTAGCTCGTGCCCGGGGCGTTCGCCCAGAAGCTGGCTGCGCTTATCCGTCCGCCGCGCTTCGCGGTGAATACGTTCGCGCCACAGGCCGTCTCGGACTCCAGGCCGAAGCTGCGGACGCTGCCGAGCGGGTCGTACTCATAGACGTCCTCCGCGGCCGCGTACCAGCCTGCGACGAATACGCACGCGTCGGAGAACGAGCCCTCTTCGTAAGAAACGTAAAAATATCCGTCTCCGTGGGCGCCGCAGGGACCGCTGCCGTAGCTGTTGCGTATCAGCCAGGCGCCGTTGTTGTCAGGCACTTCGCCGTTTTTCGCTCCGACAAAATTCTCTCTCGGATAACCGTCGTCCCATCCGACTATCGCGACGGAGTGGTTGACCGCCGACGGCGCAGGACTTCGTCCAGGAACATCGAAAAATCGGCGTCTTTCAAATACGACATATCTTGCGGAGCCGGAGCCGCCCCGCGCGGAACGACAGCGGACGACCCGGCATCCGACATGACATCCGCGCCGCGCGCTTCGTTCCGCGCGCTCACACGCCATCTGATAAAATCCGGATTGAGCGGCGCTGGCGTAAAAGCCTCCGACGCTGAGGCCGGGAGGGCGAATATAAGCAACAAAAACACAAAATATCTTTTCATCCAAAACTTCCGTGCCAACAAATCGCGTACATTATACACTACGCGATACTGCGCGCCGCGCCCACATCCGCCGGACGTCATAAAAAACGCCGTACTTCAAAAGTACGGCGCGCGAGAGACTACATAGCTTATTATTTTGAGCAAGTATTACAAAGATATACCGACCGATAACTAGAGAATAAAATTCAAATTACCTAAAGACCGCCGGTGATCTGCGATACTATATCGGACGAAGCCTTTTCGACCGCTTTGCGCGTCGCCTCCTCCCGCGTACCGCCGGCAGCCTTCGCCGCGGACATTCCGTCAAAGACATACTCCCCAGAGGCGGCGGAGACGATCTGCATAGTCATTGATACGGACGCCGTGAAAGTGCCGAAGGCGTTCATATCAGCGCCGTTGTCCGTGATATTGCCGCAGAATAGATACTGCACCTTCTGAATGCGCGCAAGCGAAGCCGCACCGCCGTCCAGCATCTCGCGCTGCTTCCGCGTCAGATTCGACGCGCTTATCTTCTTGAAACCAGCGGCGCGCAGTTCACGGCGAAGTACGCTCTCCGCGAAACGCGAAAACCTGTCCGCGACCGCAACGTTTACGTCGCCCTCCACCCAATAGCCGCCGCTGACTGTGACCGCGATACGGCT
The sequence above is drawn from the Cloacibacillus sp. An23 genome and encodes:
- a CDS encoding lectin like domain-containing protein — protein: MPDNNGAWLIRNSYGSGPCGAHGDGYFYVSYEEGSFSDACVFVAGWYAAAEDVYEYDPLGSVRSFGLESETACGANVFTAKRGGRISAASFWANAPGTSYEAAVETGLAEGSPRGTAASVSGVTELPGYMRPELPSPVYVMAGEKFSVVLKLTTPGYNFPLAYEYAADDYSEKAVNNPGKSLYSADGEIWEIMGERGYLCIKAYCAPERDGVGCGGFGGGMAALAAVAFFAASRAGRKRF